The Hippea jasoniae genome has a window encoding:
- a CDS encoding bifunctional uridylyltransferase/uridylyl-removing protein GlnD, translating into MDEFREKKLEEKQILFEKFKQYNTKRRWVRYVVKQHTKWVDVTLAEFFRYIDHRNDLAVVGVGGYGRRQLNPHSDIDILIVCKNPASVEGIPSKLSDLFFYLGYDCSVSVRTPAECFVDAQKDLTIKTALLDARFIYGSRDIFDEFGKVYKKILEYKKDEFIEAHLEYLKNRHKKYGSTVFMLEPNVKEGVGGLRDYHTLLWISKVLFNSKNIIDLKRKGKIIEEDYSRFRDALYFLWQLRNALHFASNRKNDILFLDMREKIATQLDFSEEGRFSKVERLMRKFYYSAGNIQHIVSFYLELFLNNNKTRSTDLFFISDRMSINDKLECRDIKDFDELLFCFYYAAVYQKPLDTTIKQISKKIFAEIPAKRSSTTSALIFREILSVNKPVSWIVRDMHGVSLLDRYIPEFGNIYCLTEDSLYHKYTVDEHSIKSIEEIEKLYDYDTPKTFITRLAHIFKSLKPHQRFILRLTLLLHDIGKIKKQKHEIVGAELSKDIAKRLKLGKDLSEMLYFLIKHHLFISRLISTRDIDDEKTIEEFLKVVDNKEKLNLLMLLTYADMKAVNDNVWTSWKEDLIEALYLKATFSFENRSYDEYLHQYAEDSKRKIRGILGENYNDLIDVFPDSIFKDIDSDSMAEYIKTIKDTKRHVFVYKKDGISKIVVYYKNVFGFFNKISGVLACFDINIVTAKSYNLSNGYILDIFSVQLPDDKPISDFEVEDMLYQAKEGKFDLDRCMDNKNNRYLSRLERAKLEISVTNVDVLIDNDASDIYTVIRIYAPDKVGLVYFITKVFVDLKLQVGMFILDTRGSMAVDTFYVVDENFRKIYASKLIDLIKGKLYEVLI; encoded by the coding sequence ATGGATGAGTTTAGAGAAAAAAAACTTGAAGAAAAGCAGATTCTCTTTGAGAAATTCAAACAATACAACACCAAAAGAAGGTGGGTCAGATATGTTGTAAAACAGCATACAAAATGGGTTGATGTTACTTTAGCTGAATTCTTCAGGTATATTGACCATCGTAATGATTTAGCTGTTGTTGGCGTAGGAGGATACGGCAGAAGACAGCTGAATCCCCACTCCGATATCGATATACTTATTGTTTGTAAAAATCCTGCCTCAGTAGAAGGTATTCCGAGTAAACTCTCCGACCTATTTTTCTATTTAGGGTATGATTGTTCTGTTAGTGTTAGAACGCCAGCTGAGTGTTTTGTAGATGCACAAAAGGATTTAACAATCAAAACAGCCCTTCTTGATGCGCGTTTCATATATGGCAGCAGGGATATTTTTGATGAGTTTGGTAAAGTTTATAAAAAAATATTGGAGTACAAAAAGGATGAATTTATAGAGGCTCATCTTGAATACCTTAAAAATAGGCATAAAAAGTATGGCTCAACTGTATTTATGCTTGAGCCCAATGTTAAAGAAGGCGTTGGGGGTTTAAGGGATTACCATACGCTTCTGTGGATTTCGAAGGTGTTGTTTAATTCAAAAAACATCATTGATTTAAAAAGGAAAGGAAAAATAATCGAGGAGGATTATTCTCGCTTCAGGGATGCGCTGTATTTTTTATGGCAGCTAAGAAACGCCCTGCATTTTGCCTCAAACAGAAAAAACGATATTCTTTTTCTTGATATGAGGGAAAAAATTGCCACTCAGCTTGACTTTTCAGAAGAAGGGCGGTTTTCAAAGGTTGAGCGACTGATGCGCAAGTTTTATTACAGTGCAGGAAATATTCAACATATCGTTTCGTTTTATCTTGAACTATTTCTAAATAACAATAAAACCAGAAGCACAGATCTATTTTTTATATCTGATAGGATGTCAATCAATGATAAACTTGAATGCAGGGATATTAAAGATTTTGATGAGTTGCTTTTTTGTTTTTACTATGCAGCTGTATATCAAAAACCCCTTGATACAACCATTAAACAGATAAGTAAAAAGATTTTTGCCGAAATTCCAGCCAAAAGATCGTCAACAACCTCAGCTTTGATTTTCAGGGAAATTCTGTCTGTAAATAAGCCCGTTAGCTGGATTGTAAGGGATATGCATGGAGTTAGCCTGCTTGATAGATATATACCTGAATTTGGAAATATATACTGCTTAACAGAGGATAGCCTTTACCACAAATACACCGTGGATGAACACTCCATTAAATCTATTGAAGAGATAGAAAAACTTTATGATTATGATACTCCAAAGACATTTATTACCCGTCTTGCCCATATCTTTAAAAGCTTAAAACCCCATCAGAGGTTTATCTTAAGACTTACTTTACTGCTTCATGATATTGGAAAGATTAAGAAACAGAAACATGAAATTGTGGGGGCAGAGCTTTCAAAGGATATAGCAAAAAGGCTTAAACTCGGAAAAGATCTCTCAGAGATGCTTTATTTTTTGATTAAGCATCATCTTTTTATCAGCAGGCTCATTTCAACGCGTGATATCGATGATGAAAAAACAATAGAGGAGTTTTTGAAGGTTGTTGATAATAAGGAAAAACTTAATCTTCTTATGCTTTTAACCTATGCTGATATGAAGGCGGTTAACGATAATGTGTGGACTTCATGGAAGGAGGATTTGATAGAGGCACTTTATTTAAAGGCAACATTTAGCTTTGAAAATAGAAGCTATGATGAGTATTTGCATCAATATGCTGAGGATTCAAAAAGAAAAATAAGGGGTATATTGGGTGAAAATTACAATGATTTGATAGATGTTTTTCCCGATTCCATCTTTAAGGATATCGATTCAGATAGCATGGCTGAATATATAAAAACGATCAAAGATACAAAAAGACATGTGTTTGTGTATAAAAAGGATGGTATCTCAAAGATTGTTGTTTATTATAAGAATGTTTTTGGCTTTTTTAATAAAATCAGTGGTGTTCTTGCCTGTTTTGATATAAATATCGTAACGGCAAAATCCTACAATCTGTCCAATGGGTATATTTTGGATATATTCAGTGTTCAGTTGCCTGACGATAAGCCTATAAGTGATTTTGAGGTTGAAGATATGCTATATCAGGCAAAAGAAGGCAAATTTGACCTTGATAGATGCATGGATAATAAAAACAATAGATATTTAAGCAGGCTTGAGAGGGCAAAGCTTGAGATATCTGTAACCAATGTTGATGTTTTGATAGACAACGATGCAAGCGACATCTATACCGTTATAAGAATATATGCCCCTGATAAGGTCGGATTGGTTTATTTTATAACCAAGGTTTTTGTGGATCTAAAACTGCAGGTTGGTATGTTTATTTTAGATACGCGCGGCAGCATGGCTGTGGATACATTTTATGTAGTTGACGAAAATTTTAGAAAGATATATGCTTCAAAATTGATAGACCTTATTAAGGGCAAGCTTTATGAGGTGTTGATTTGA